GTGGAGGGGCAGCCCCGGGCAAAGGCCAGCCAGAACTCCTCAGCCAGCTCCGTGTCAAAGTCTCCCACCTTCTCCGTGGGCAGCTCCATCTGCCAGCCAAGATAGGTGCGGCCGGACAGGTCCGCCGCGCACAGCACCAAGGCTTCGTCCATGGGCAGCAGGAAATTGCCGTATCGGTTGATGCCCCGCAGATCGCCCAGGCCCTGAGAAAAAGCCCTGCCCAGGACAATGCCCACATCCTCCACCGTGTGGTGGCAGTCCACCTCCACATCGCCCCGACACAGCACGCGCAGGTCAAAGCGCCCGTGGCGGGCAAAGAGCTCCAGCATGTGGTTCAAAAAGCCGCAGCCCGTATCCACATCATAGGTGCCGGTGCCATCCAAGTTCAGTGTCATCTGGATTTTCGTCTCCGTGGTATTGCGCTCAATGTTCACCCTTCGCATCTCACACCTCCAGCAGTTCCCGCAGCGTGCGGATCAGCGTTTCCATGTCCTCCTGTGCGCCCACGGTGATGCGCACAAAGGGGTTAATCCGCGGCGCATCAAACCAGCGCACCAGGATGCCCCGCTTCTTCAGCGCCCGGTACAGCGCGCCGCCCTCCATACGGTTCGACGCGGCAAAGAGGAAGTTGGATACCGAGGGCAGCACGGTAAAGCCAAGCGACTTCAGCTCCCCCTCCGTCCAGCGGCGGATGCGCCGGATCTCTCCGGTGCATTTTTCAAAATAGGCCCGATCCTCCATGGCGGCCTTGCCCGCCAAGATGGAGAGCCGGTTGATGTTATAGGGGTTGAAGCCGTATTTCACCCGGTTGAGGTCCGCGATCAGCTCCTTGCTGCCCAACGCAAACCCCACCCGGGCGCCGGCCAGGGAGCGGCTCTTGGACATGGTCTGCACCACCAGCAAATTGCCGTACTCCGCCAGCAGTGGCACGCAGCTCTCGCCGCCAAAGTCCACATAGGCCTCGTCCACCATCACCAGTCGTTCCGAATCCCGCTCCAACAGCCGCCGGATATCCGAGGACGGGATGGGGATGCCGGTGGGGGCGTTGGGATTGGCGATCACGATGTGCTCATGGAGGTCCATGTAATCGTCCACATGCAGCGTAAAATCCTCACGCAGGGGAATCACCCGGGCCGGGATGCCCCATAGCCTGGCCCAGACCTTATAGAAGCCGTAGGTGATGTCCGCAAAGGCCACTCCCCGCTCTGGACCGCAAAAAGCCCGGAAGGCAAAGGCCAGGTTCTCATCGCTGCCGTTGCCCGCCAGCACCTGGCCGCTTTGCAGTCCATAATAGCCGGCAATGGCGTCCACCAGGTCCTTGCAGGTGGGGTCGGAATAGAGCCGCAGGCCGCGGCTCTCCTCCTCCGTCAGCGCCTCCACCACCCTTGGAGAGGGCGGAAAAGGACTTTCATTGGTGTTCAGCTTGATGTAGTTCTGGCCCCGGGGCTGCTCGCCGGGCGTATAGGGGTCCAAGTCGGAAACCGCGGCGCTGAAAAATCGGCTCATACACGTTCCTCCTCTTCCCGCTCAAAGCGGATGGCAACGCTCCTTGCGTGGGCGTCCAGTCCCTCCCGCCGCGCAAAGTCGGCCACCCGCCGGTGCGCCTGTTCCAGCGCCTCCTTGCTGTAGTAGAGGAAGCTGGATTTTTTTACGAAGTCATCCACGCTGAGGGGACTGGAAAACCGGGCGGTGCCCGAGGTGGGCAGGGTGTGGTTTGGCCCGGCGAAATAATCGCCCAAGGCCTCCGGCGCATACTTACCCAAAAAGATGCTGCCGGCGTTGCGGATGGAGCCCAAAAGGCGGAAAGGATCGTCCACACACAGCTCCAGGTGCTCCGGCGCGATGAGGTTCACCGCCTCCACCGCCTCGTCCAAATCCCGCACCATCAGGATTTTTCCATTGCGCGCAATGCTCTCCCGGGCCACCTCACCGCGGGACAGCGAATCAAGCTGGGCCTCTATCTCCAGCTGCACCGCCCGGGCCAGGGGACGGCTGTCCGTCACCAGCACGGCGGAGGCCAGCTTGTCGTGCTCCGCCTGGCTCAGAAGGTCCGCGGCCACATATTTGGGGTTGCAGGTGCCGTCGGCCAACACCAGGATTTCGCTGGGGCCGGCGATCATGTCGATGTCCACCAGGCCGAACACCAGCCGCTTGGCTGTGGCCACGTAGACGCCGCCGGGTCCCACGATCTTATCCACCTTCGGCACGCTTTCGGTGCCGAAGGCCATGGCGGCCACCGCCTGGGCCCCGCCGATCCTGAATACCCGCGTTGCTCCGGCGATCCTCGCCGCCGCCAGGGCCTCGGCGCTGATGGAGCCGTCGGCCTCCGGAGCCGTGGCAATGACAATCTCGCGGACCCCCGCCAGGCGGGCCGGGATCACATTCATCAATATGGTGGAAGGAAAGGCCACCGGCGTGCCGGGCGCGCAGACGCCCACCTTCTCAATGGGGGTGTAGCGCTGACCCATCACCACGCCTCCGCGCTCGCTGACCACAAAGTCCTGGTGAATCTGGCGGCGGTGGAAGTCCCGGATATTGTCCGCCGCCATCTCCAGCGTCTTCCAAAACTCCGGGTCCACCCGGCGGCAGGCCGACTCCATCTCCTCCTCCGAAACCTCCAGCGCGTCCAATACGGCACCGTCGAAACGCCGCTCATACTCCCGCAGGGCCTGGTCGCCCCGGGCGCGAACGCCGCCGATGATCTCCTCCACAGCCGCCTGTACGCCGGCCTCCGCCCGGATATCCCGGTTCAGAATCTCCTCCGGCCGGAGCTGATCGAACTCATATATGGAAATCACTGCGCAATCACCTCACTCAACCTGGTCAGGAGCCGGAGCACCGCCTCCTGCTTGAAGAGATAGCTTGACCGGTTTGCGATGAACCGGGCGGAAATGGGCATGAAGCGTTCGATGACCTTTAAATGGTTCTCCCGCAGCGTGGTGCCGGTCTCCACAATGTCCACAATCACATCGCTGAGTCCTAAGATAGGCGCCAGCTCGATGGAGCCGTTGAGCTCAATGACGTCGATGTCCCGGCCCTGGGCCGCATAGTGCTCCCTGGCGATACGGACGAACTTGGTGGCCACCCGCAGCGCCCGGTCCGGCTCCTCTTCAAAGTCCTCCGGCCCGGCCACACACATGTCGCACCTGCCAAGACCCGTGTCCAGCAGCTCATAGACGTCGGCGCCGTGCTCACACAAAATGTCCCTGCCCACAAAGCCCACATCCGCTGCCCCATGCTCCACATAGATGGCCACGTCGCTGGGCTTAACAAGGAAGTAGCGGATCCCCGCCGACTGGTTTTCCACCACCAGCTTACGGGTCTCGCTGTAGTTCTCCCCGCAGCCATAGCCCACAGATGCAAGGAGGTGATAGATTTGATCGCCCAGGCGGCCCTTGGGCAGCGCCACGCTGAGCATCCGCTCCCCCTCTTCCCGCTCCGGCAGGCGGCGGTTCAGCTCGTTCAGGTAGAGCGCGAACCCGATGGCCCGGGCGCCGGGATGGAACCGGGCCACCAGGGGATCGTACCGCCCGCCCTTGAGCACCGCCCGGGGACAGCCGTCCAAAAATCCCTGGAAGACCAGGCCGTTGTAGTAATCCATATCTCCCACCTGGGCGAGGTCCACCTGAACGCCCTTTGCATCGCGGCCCAAGGCGCCGCAGATGGAGCGCAGCTCCTCCAGCGCGTCGGACATGGCGCTGTTGAGGGCCAGGGCATCGGCGCTTTCCACCACCCGCGCCCCTTCCCCCGACAGCTCCAAAAGCCGGCACAGCGCGTCCGTGCCCTGCTTGGAAAGGCCCTCCCGGGAAGCGGCCTGGCGCAGGGCGTGGGCTTTTTTGTCCCTGATGCACTCCAGCAGCTCCAGCCGGCACCGCTCCGGCGCGCCCACCGCGTCCAAAAGGCCGGTGACAAAGCCCATATGCCCAAGCTGCAGCAAAAAGGGCCGCCCGGTCCGCCCCAAGCTCTCCAGTGCCAGGCGGACCACCTCCGCCGTGGCCGCATCGTCCACTCTGCCCATGCACTCCAGCCCCATCTGGCTGATCTCCTCAAAGGTATGGCTCTCCAGGCTGGGACGGTAGACGTTCTCAATATAATAATATTTGGTGCGCTCCTCCGCGCTGGCCTGGGCGTTTTTCGCAATAGACAGCGTCACATCCGGCTTCAGCGCCAGCAGCCGTCCGTCCAAATCCGTAAAGGTGATGACCTGCTCCGACGGGAGGAAGTGCAGGTTCTCCTGATAGAGGCCGTACTCTTCAAACCGGCCCATATGGTATTTTCGATAGCCCGCCTTCTCATACAGGGACCGCAGCTGCAGGGAAACCAGCTCCTGGGGCTTTAAAATGGAAAGGTCAAACTCCATGGATACTCCTTCTTCCGCTTTGATAACCGCATTATACTTCATCATACTAACGTTGTAAATTGGTAATTCAATAAATTTTCCATTTTCTCCTGTTTGTACAAAAAGCCCCAGGACCGCGATTCGATCAGGCATCAAATCAACAAGGAATTGCAATCCGCCGAGGTCCATGCTATCCTATGGGAAGAAGGGAGTGATTGCATTGCATGCCGAAGAGCGCCGGACCAAGCTGCACCGGTTTTTGCAGCGCTCCAGCGGCCCCGTCAGCGCCTCCTCCCTGGCGGAGCGCTTTTCCGTCAGCCGGCAGATCATTGTGGGGGACATTGCGCTGCTGCGGGCCTCCGGGGTGGAAATCTGCGCCACTCCCCGGGGCTATGTCATTTTGCCGGCAACGGACCGCCTGATCCGGAAAATCGCCTGCCGCCACAGCGCGGAGAAGATGCGCTCCGAGCTCTGCGCCATTGTGGACCAGGGCTGCACCGTGGTGGATGTGATTGTGGAGCATCCCGTCTACGGTCAGCTCACCGGCCCGCTGCAGCTCTCCAGCCGGTATGAGGTGGAGCAGTTCCTTCAGCGAGTCAGCTCCTCGGAGGCCATGCCCCTCAGCGCCCTCACCGACGGCATCCACCTCCACACCATCGCCTGCCCGGACGAAAGCGCCTGTCAGCGGGTGCTGGAGGCGCTGGACAGGGATGGGATTCTTTTGTCCAATTGAGGATTGACAAGCGGACCATCGGCGAGTAGAATAGTCAGGACATGTGTCAAGACATATGTCCTGACTATTTTTCAGGAAGCAGGGAATCTACATGGAGAAATTCAAAGCATTTTTAAAGCGGAAGGACATCGTCCTCTCCGCCCGGCGCTACGGCATTGACGCCTTGGGGGCCATGGCGCAGGGTCTATTTTGCTCGCTGCTCATCGGTACCATCATCAACACGGTGGGCACTCAATTCCACATTGAATGGCTGAGCCGCACCGTGGCCACCCTTGGCAGCGGCGACCATGCCATCTCCTATACGGTGGGCGGGCTGGCCTCCGCCATGAGCGGCCCGGCCATGGCGGCCGCCATCGGCTACGCCCTCCACTGCCCGCCTCTGGTCCTCTTCTCCCTCATCACCGTGGGCTTTTCCGCAAACGCCTTAGGCGGCGCGGGCGGACCGCTGGCAGTGCTTTTTGTGACCATCATCGCCGCGGAAGTGGGCAAGGCGGTCTCCAAGGAAACGAAGGTGGACATTTTGGTGACGCCCCTTGTGACCATCGGCGTGGGCGTGGCCCTCTCCGCCTGGTGGGCTCCTGCCATCGGCAAGGCGGCCATGGCTATTGGTAATTTTATCATGTGGGCCACCGATCTGCAACCGTTTTGGATGGGCGTTCTGGTCTCCGTGACCGTGGGCGTAGCCCTGACGATGCCCATTTCCTCCGCCGCCATCTGCGCCTCTTTCCAGCTGGTAGGTCTGGCCGGAGGTGCCGCCGTGGCGGGCTGCTGCGCCCAGATGGTGGGATTTGCAGTCATGAGCTTCCGTGAAAACCGTTGGGGCGGGCTGGTCTCCCAGGGGCTGGGCACCTCCATGCTCCAGATGCCCAATATCGTGCGCAACCCCCGCGTCTGGATCGCGCCCACCCTCACCTCCGCCATCACCGGCCCCATTGCCACCTGTTTATTCCATATGCAGATGAACGGCTCCCCCATCTCCTCCGGCATGGGCACCTGCGGTCTGGTGGG
This window of the Dysosmobacter acutus genome carries:
- the hisD gene encoding histidinol dehydrogenase — protein: MISIYEFDQLRPEEILNRDIRAEAGVQAAVEEIIGGVRARGDQALREYERRFDGAVLDALEVSEEEMESACRRVDPEFWKTLEMAADNIRDFHRRQIHQDFVVSERGGVVMGQRYTPIEKVGVCAPGTPVAFPSTILMNVIPARLAGVREIVIATAPEADGSISAEALAAARIAGATRVFRIGGAQAVAAMAFGTESVPKVDKIVGPGGVYVATAKRLVFGLVDIDMIAGPSEILVLADGTCNPKYVAADLLSQAEHDKLASAVLVTDSRPLARAVQLEIEAQLDSLSRGEVARESIARNGKILMVRDLDEAVEAVNLIAPEHLELCVDDPFRLLGSIRNAGSIFLGKYAPEALGDYFAGPNHTLPTSGTARFSSPLSVDDFVKKSSFLYYSKEALEQAHRRVADFARREGLDAHARSVAIRFEREEEERV
- the hisG gene encoding ATP phosphoribosyltransferase is translated as MMKYNAVIKAEEGVSMEFDLSILKPQELVSLQLRSLYEKAGYRKYHMGRFEEYGLYQENLHFLPSEQVITFTDLDGRLLALKPDVTLSIAKNAQASAEERTKYYYIENVYRPSLESHTFEEISQMGLECMGRVDDAATAEVVRLALESLGRTGRPFLLQLGHMGFVTGLLDAVGAPERCRLELLECIRDKKAHALRQAASREGLSKQGTDALCRLLELSGEGARVVESADALALNSAMSDALEELRSICGALGRDAKGVQVDLAQVGDMDYYNGLVFQGFLDGCPRAVLKGGRYDPLVARFHPGARAIGFALYLNELNRRLPEREEGERMLSVALPKGRLGDQIYHLLASVGYGCGENYSETRKLVVENQSAGIRYFLVKPSDVAIYVEHGAADVGFVGRDILCEHGADVYELLDTGLGRCDMCVAGPEDFEEEPDRALRVATKFVRIAREHYAAQGRDIDVIELNGSIELAPILGLSDVIVDIVETGTTLRENHLKVIERFMPISARFIANRSSYLFKQEAVLRLLTRLSEVIAQ
- the hisC gene encoding histidinol-phosphate transaminase produces the protein MSRFFSAAVSDLDPYTPGEQPRGQNYIKLNTNESPFPPSPRVVEALTEEESRGLRLYSDPTCKDLVDAIAGYYGLQSGQVLAGNGSDENLAFAFRAFCGPERGVAFADITYGFYKVWARLWGIPARVIPLREDFTLHVDDYMDLHEHIVIANPNAPTGIPIPSSDIRRLLERDSERLVMVDEAYVDFGGESCVPLLAEYGNLLVVQTMSKSRSLAGARVGFALGSKELIADLNRVKYGFNPYNINRLSILAGKAAMEDRAYFEKCTGEIRRIRRWTEGELKSLGFTVLPSVSNFLFAASNRMEGGALYRALKKRGILVRWFDAPRINPFVRITVGAQEDMETLIRTLRELLEV
- a CDS encoding PTS transporter subunit IIC yields the protein MEKFKAFLKRKDIVLSARRYGIDALGAMAQGLFCSLLIGTIINTVGTQFHIEWLSRTVATLGSGDHAISYTVGGLASAMSGPAMAAAIGYALHCPPLVLFSLITVGFSANALGGAGGPLAVLFVTIIAAEVGKAVSKETKVDILVTPLVTIGVGVALSAWWAPAIGKAAMAIGNFIMWATDLQPFWMGVLVSVTVGVALTMPISSAAICASFQLVGLAGGAAVAGCCAQMVGFAVMSFRENRWGGLVSQGLGTSMLQMPNIVRNPRVWIAPTLTSAITGPIATCLFHMQMNGSPISSGMGTCGLVGQIGVWTGWVAPSAEALAKGASAIVPGAWDWAGLILICFLLPALLCPLINLGCRKLGWVKDGDLTLA
- the hisB gene encoding imidazoleglycerol-phosphate dehydratase HisB, which encodes MRRVNIERNTTETKIQMTLNLDGTGTYDVDTGCGFLNHMLELFARHGRFDLRVLCRGDVEVDCHHTVEDVGIVLGRAFSQGLGDLRGINRYGNFLLPMDEALVLCAADLSGRTYLGWQMELPTEKVGDFDTELAEEFWLAFARGCPSTLHFRQLAGANSHHILEASFKGMARALRQAVSIDPAFADQIPSTKGVL
- a CDS encoding transcription repressor NadR, producing MIALHAEERRTKLHRFLQRSSGPVSASSLAERFSVSRQIIVGDIALLRASGVEICATPRGYVILPATDRLIRKIACRHSAEKMRSELCAIVDQGCTVVDVIVEHPVYGQLTGPLQLSSRYEVEQFLQRVSSSEAMPLSALTDGIHLHTIACPDESACQRVLEALDRDGILLSN